ggaatttcaatttacCCGGGAAAACCAAACCgcgtgaaaattttcgcgaaccgccaattggtatatatttaattatcccgacggaatactgacgaacctgtgtccgtcggaaacattaaatataattacccttcttcttccttcttcgttatttccGCCTCCGCCTCTCTCTCAATCCTCTCCGCGATTTCTCTCCCTTTCACGGCGATTCCGACCATTCTCGAGCTCCTATCACCGGGGAATCCtcttctcaccctcatatctcttccccaaaccccaaatcatgtaagaatcatcccaaccttgttttatctcatttttttagggttttggaagttagatctcggattttaggttgtttgattgaaaattttaggattgaatggatagtttaggatatataagttaggattgttgtttggattgttgttttagtttttcttggaattattttgtgtgtttgttaaaattcaaaacgttttactatttttaaaacgttttttatttttaaaaacgtttttcaagtttccagtaataaactatgtataataaaatgttttttaaaatttttaaaaatatttaacaacatttttctatatttataaaaaatttataattttgtatacatatatatatatataaatcatgtataataaaaaattttaaaatttttataattttttataagtttcctgtaataaactatgtataataaaaggtttaatagttttttttaaaacgtttataaaaccttttgtaaatatataaatgaaaacattaaaaatagaaatgatttgaaaagatttttgatgtattaattttttttttaggtctgAGGATGtaccccgccccgcagcccgtcttcgacgtagtttggtgagcagttcccgtgcatcgggatcgtctcatgaacaaaactcggttcccgcatatattcccgctccagaaGAAGTTCAGCgccgagataatgcagaagctagatcgtttgatgtcttcgagttcttagttttttctgctttttaaaactttctgaatgttttttttctatttcggtttgtatgaatttttaactttctgaatgtttttttttatatttcggtttgtatgaatttaaattctataatattattagttttaaatttcagattttatttatttattaattaatttttaatataaaaaatatataaaaatgcaaaattaattcgtatttaaaattgatatattccgacgaattgagggcgtcggaatataccgacgaacgaagtcgtcggaaaataccgacggagaaggttcctcggaaaattccgacgaaccatagtccgtcggtattttccgaggacTCGGTTCGTCGGTATAGTCCGAGGAACGTGCTCCTTCGGtatatagtttttccgatgaactctggtctcgtgtgtccgcatcggaatatcgtcggaagttcgtcagaatgacgtttctcggtattcgtcagaaagtcgtcggaaggtctgacgaaattccgacgaatcttttttttccgacgaaattataccgacggattggttcgtcagaaattcgtcaggatcggtctattccgacgaatttctgacgatttcggccatcagaatccccctgttttcttgtagtgtgaggTCAAGAAGCTATTATCTAGGATCTTGGATCCTAACCCTAATTCACGAATCAAGATTGACAAAATCATGGGGAACTCTTGTTTTCAAAATGGTTTCAAGAAGATTGAAGCGCCTAAATCGCTTGATAGTCATCAGATAGAATCTCTAATGAGCAACGTGCATACAGCATTTCCAGTGCAGCCGATGTGTTACAACGCATTTGACCTAATATCTTCGCTGTCTCACGGGTTTGATCTCTCGGGGTTGtttgagaaagaaaagagatcaGAATCAATGTTTACGACAAAGAAGGAACCGAAAGAGATAGTGTCGAAGTTTGAAGAGATAGCTACGAGTAGtgagagatttgatttgaagAAGATCAATGTAGGAGTGATCAAGATGGAAGatagaagagaaggaagaaaagGACAAGTTGCGATTGAGGTTGAGATATTTGAAGTGACAAAGCGTTTTAATATGGTTGAGTTTAATAAAAGTGGAGGTGCTACGATGGAGTATAAACAGTTTTGTGATCGTGAGCTTAAGCCTTCCTTGAAAGATATTGTTTGGAAATGGCAAGGAAACTAGCAACAAGGAGAAACATTGTTTAATGTGATATCTTtcctatttgtttttctttaatttgatTACTTGCTTTTATTCATTGTGTGTGAAATCTGTGATTTACGATAATGAATGATGCAATTATATCAAGATTTTAGTGTGTTCAACATGgacataaaagaaataaaataaaggatAGTAACACAAGACGATATATTTTTTGGTCCAAGGAGATTTTGATCGCAAAATAATGAATTTGATCACGCTAATAAGATTTTATCACGATTAAGTCCTTCAAGTCCATGTTTGATTGATAGGGACTGATTGGAATCAAATAAGGCAAGTCACGGACAACAAACCTACCATGGGTATGCAGTCTTAGAAACTCTTGGAACATTCACGGAACCACCATAGCTGAGTTTTCACATTCATTCTTTTGGTCGTTTGATACGAGAAAAGTTCGCTCTATGGCTTTTGAATACGTACTTTATTTTTGGGAATGCATAAAAACACTTTTTGAGtaaaatgtgtttacacattttgAATCTCTACATCGAAAATGCATCAATTCCAACCCCACACCAAAATACGAAAAGATCAATACGCGAAAAAGTAACTTGTTTTATTCGATCTTTATACATCAAGACTCATATATCTCACCACTCTCTTTAGCTCTAAAGTCTGATGTCTCTTACACCAagcaaggaacaagaagatCACAATCTCGaaccaaaacctaaaccaataAGCAGCTTCAAAAATCCagttgaaaaaagaaaacagaaaaaaacaattttcatcTTCCTAATCAGTATCAGAAAGCATATAAGCTGGCAAAGAACGTGACGCAGAAACCGCTTCTCCATTATCCGCACTCAAATTCTGCAACTTCGGTTTCACTTCCTTATTACAAAACTCATCATACTCCACTTTATCACcacccttcttcttcatctcaacaacaACCAAAGCTGGAGTCAACTCAAATATCTCAGCAGCAATAGTCAACGGACCATTCACACTCCCTTCTCTCGAACCTTCAAGACTCATTCTACAATCCTTCTTCCTCACGGTAAAGCTCACAACCTTCGCAATCTCCTCCAGCTTCGATATAATCTGGTTAACCGGAGCCCCGGACACAAACCTCGACccttcaccatcatcatcaaacAAACCGGAAAGATCAAAACCGGGAGAAAACGAAATGAGATCAAAAGCATTCAAACTAGCCGGTCTAGGCATCAACGGCATTGATCTTCTCCTAGCGTCAACCGACTCAAACTCCGACTCAGACACCGTGGAAGACCGTTCGGACACCGATTCGACCGACTCGATATCATCGTCAGCGCTAGAGAGCTTGTGATCATCCTCAACGTAGAACTTAATATGTTTAAACCCTTTTTTGAACCAACCAGTCTCCATAATCTGCGGCATTGTAAACCGTCTCTCCGGTTTAGTCTCGAGCATTCGAATCAATAACCGGTTAATCTCAACCGGGAACCATCTAGGGCACCTGAAGTCTCCTCTGTAAATCTTTTTATACATAGCCATAACGTTCCGATCGTGGAAAGGGAGGAACCCCGCCATCAACACAAAGAGGATCACTCCGCACGACCAGATGTCCACCTTAGCTCCGTCGTAGCCTTTCCTCGCGAGAACCTCCGGTGCCACGTAAGCAGGGGTCCCGCAGAATGTGTGGAAGAGACCGTCTTGTCGTATCTGATCAGAGACCGCGCTGAGACCGAAGTCTGAGACCTTCAGGTTCCCGTGCTCGTCCAGGAGGAGATTCTCCGGTTTGAGGTCGCGGTGGTAAACGCCGCGGAAGTGGCAGAAGGACACGGCGGAGATGAGCTGCTGGAAGTATTTACGGGCGATGTCTTCTTTAAGCCTCCCTTTGGCGACTTTGTTGAAGAGCTCGCCGCCTCTGACGTACTCCATGACGAAGTAGATCTTGGACTTGGTGGCCATGACCTCGAAGAGCTGGACGATGTTCGGGTGGCGGACGCGGCGGAGGATGGAGATCTCGCGTTTGATGTGTGCGATCAAACCGCTTTTGAGGACTTTCTCTTTGTCGATCACTTTGATCGCGACGCTTTCTCCGGTGGTTGCGTTGCGCGCAAGGTACACCTTGGCGAAGGTTCCGTGGCCGAGAAGTCTTCCCATTTCGTATTTGCCCAGGATTAGAGCTTGTGTGTTGCTCTTATCCTTCTTCTTCATAGATTTTACTTTTCTCAGCAATTCCGCCATTTGAAACGAGAGGTTTTTGGTCTCTTTCGTTGTGAAATGGTAGAAGAAGATAAtctttctctctccctctcgccTTCCTTTGCGTATTCTTTGCTTTGTCTATGTTCTGTTTTTAGGAGGTTTACCAGAAATAGAATTCTTCTTTGTGTATATTTGGAAACTTGTTTCCGAATTGCTATGCAAATTAATCTCGCTTCTAGTCCCGACACCATCTATGTATGTAGTAGCCAATAGATCcatttgtttactttttttagttaatgcCTTTAATTGGCAAGAACATGTTAGAAAAGTTCATTTTGGCCAATGGatggatagaaaaaaaaaatataaattttatattggatttatatttttcttaatacaGGTTATGATCGTcggtttttttatatatattttttatttgtgttgtaagcttaattataatattgttgaccttatatatagatttatgaATCTAAATTAATAAAGAGTTAATGTATGATTAATGGAAAAAACATATCAATAATGGCTAAGAAGCGTGTTTTAAAAGATGGGTCAGACTGATTATTCAAAGtggtaagaattttttttaaacagttaAAGAAATCACCAATCAAATCAAATGTAATATTCGAGTTGAAATTAAGAGACACAAATAAAGataaatttgaatttctaaataGCTTTTtaaaatggggggggggggagctTGACACATGCATCTAGTGTCAAGTTAAAGTTAACAaattaatgaagaaaaaaaggttaaagttaatgaagaaaaatatatataaagaagcaATAGAAGGGGAGTTTAGGTTAAGCATTTGCACTGCTACTGACCATTTCCTAATACAATTTATTAAGGAGTAGAGAACAAAAATGATCATCATAACTTGGTTACTAAAATCAGGAATTGGCGCTATAAAATGTATTCAGTTATAATAACTTACTAATATTTTCTTTGGAAATGAGACATGGTTTATGTCACTATCATTGTAATGGTATCAAGTTTATATCTTCTATGAGTTTGCTTACACATTTTGTCAAAACAAATTAACAGCTGTGAATAAATGTAGCAATCAGATGCGAGATAATGAACGTGTAGATCAAATGGCAGTtttctattaaaatttaacacCACACAGTAGAAAATAGCAATGATGTACTAATTGGTAGAAAGGTGCTTAGTCCTATTCCACATGACTAACTCCGAAATTTAAGTAACAcattataattaacaaaaaaagttaatcAGAATACTTAACGTTGCTACATGTTTATTGCCGATAAAGGTCCGTGATATCGTAAGTCCACGAAACAAAACGATCAAAATTTAAAGATACACAAACTAAAAAAGCTTTCACTTGTCGTGAAATTGAACTAAATGGTGTTTCTGTTAGTTTACCAAACGCAACTAACAAAATCGTATTAAACATCATTAAGAAtaccataaatatttaaatcggTGGTTTATATGGACCGTACATTTCGATAATAACGTGCACGTATCAGGTCACGCTGGTAGTTTAGCCAGGTGTGATTCGTGTGAACCAGAGTAATTACTCGCAATTTTATTCATGTAACCTTTTCTCGACTGACACTCAAGAAATGATCACACATACACGCACACACATAATAAATCATGTAAGCTTTTCTCTTTTGAGATTTGGGCTCGCCATAAAAAGGGAAGAGATTCAGGTTAATGCATGAATCATTTACGTGAATACAGAATTATGGACAATTGGGCTAGACTCTATTTTCTTTCATATGGGCCTACAAATTCCAGATAAATGAATTAGGCCAGTCCTACAACTGTTAAGCTCCAGTCAAAGCTCCAGTCAATTTAGATGTAGTATTACATGAGAATAGTaaccaaaattcaataaaacAGAACAAGATCGCACACACATATAAGCACATGGGCCAACCTTGTTGGAGGTGGGGTGAGAGTGGTTTAAGggataaatgataaaataagGAATGTGGATTAACTTTTAGGTTGGGTTGCTCAAGGAGAATGTGAATATGTTAGATACTTTGTGGAATATTAGTTGGCATTCTATGGATCTTTTTGTCTTGGGATTTAGTGGATTTGTTTGGAATTTCTCGATCTCATTCTTTCTTTAGTTGTTATTCCAAGGTTATTTTAGTGCCATTAGTTTATACTTTACAAAAAAAGTACATGTTTTTAGACTTATAATACTCTCGACTTAGTCTTGTGAAGAAGGGGAGACCAAGGCAAAGAGTTTTCAGCAAATTCATTACTTACTAATCGAAAACAAAACCCCAGGATCATAAATTTCGTTGTTGTAAGATTAATAATATGGTCATAAACCTAAAAATGGATTAGTAATTAACCGCGTACATATATGTGTTATATGATCTAAAACTTCTTTTAAAAGgtcgataaataatttaattaagatGTTA
This genomic interval from Brassica napus cultivar Da-Ae chromosome A6, Da-Ae, whole genome shotgun sequence contains the following:
- the LOC106380353 gene encoding CBL-interacting serine/threonine-protein kinase 20-like encodes the protein MDKNGIVLMQRYKSGRLLGQGTFAKVHHARNLKTGENVAINQLIGAIDYFHSRGVYHRDLKPENLLLDENDDLKISDFGLSALRESKKQDGLLHTTCGTPAYVAHEVISKKGYDGAKAVVWSCGVVLYCEVKKLLSRILDPNPNSRIKIDKIMGNSCFQNGFKKIEAPKSLDSHQIESLMSNVHTAFPVQPMCYNAFDLISSLSHGFDLSGLFEKEKRSESMFTTKKEPKEIVSKFEEIATSSERFDLKKINVGVIKMEDRREGRKGQVAIEVEIFEVTKRFNMVEFNKSGGATMEYKQFCDRELKPSLKDIVWKWQGN
- the LOC106382445 gene encoding CBL-interacting serine/threonine-protein kinase 19-like; its protein translation is MAELLRKVKSMKKKDKSNTQALILGKYEMGRLLGHGTFAKVYLARNATTGESVAIKVIDKEKVLKSGLIAHIKREISILRRVRHPNIVQLFEVMATKSKIYFVMEYVRGGELFNKVAKGRLKEDIARKYFQQLISAVSFCHFRGVYHRDLKPENLLLDEHGNLKVSDFGLSAVSDQIRQDGLFHTFCGTPAYVAPEVLARKGYDGAKVDIWSCGVILFVLMAGFLPFHDRNVMAMYKKIYRGDFRCPRWFPVEINRLLIRMLETKPERRFTMPQIMETGWFKKGFKHIKFYVEDDHKLSSADDDIESVESVSERSSTVSESEFESVDARRRSMPLMPRPASLNAFDLISFSPGFDLSGLFDDDGEGSRFVSGAPVNQIISKLEEIAKVVSFTVRKKDCRMSLEGSREGSVNGPLTIAAEIFELTPALVVVEMKKKGGDKVEYDEFCNKEVKPKLQNLSADNGEAVSASRSLPAYMLSDTD